In the genome of Massilibacillus massiliensis, one region contains:
- the nhaA gene encoding Na+/H+ antiporter NhaA produces the protein MKKKTNYIVKKRVRQLTCDFMHFFQRETTSGIILLLCAVVAMVIANSSLFVKYEALLHRDISIGIANFSLSMSVLHWINDALMAVFFFVIGMEIKREVLFGELKSLSATILPIVAAIGGMIVPAGIYILINWGEITISGWGVPMATDIAFAIGILAFAAGNAPRSIAIFLTALAIVDDLGAIIVIALFYTSNLSWIALLFGMGFLIIAFLLNRAKVQFISAYIFSGLLAWYAFLQAGIHPTIAGVILGFMIPANGENSMMHKLETILGRWSSYAIMPLFALANAGIRIDAEAFTSIFTPVGLGILLGLCLGKPIGIFGSAYLLIKFKLIKMPEKLNFCYFGGAGVLGGIGFTMSLFIASLAFSDPKILMTAKLSIICASILSGLIGILIFKIIAWNHKVKKNT, from the coding sequence ATGAAAAAAAAGACCAACTATATTGTAAAAAAACGTGTTAGACAGCTAACGTGTGATTTTATGCATTTTTTTCAACGGGAGACAACGAGTGGGATTATACTGTTACTATGTGCAGTCGTTGCTATGGTAATTGCAAATTCTTCGTTGTTTGTAAAGTATGAGGCGCTATTGCATCGAGATATAAGTATTGGAATTGCAAATTTTTCTCTATCGATGTCCGTATTGCACTGGATCAATGATGCGTTGATGGCCGTTTTTTTCTTTGTTATTGGGATGGAAATTAAGCGTGAGGTTTTATTTGGGGAGTTAAAATCATTGTCGGCAACCATTTTGCCAATTGTTGCAGCCATTGGCGGTATGATTGTTCCAGCAGGGATATATATATTGATCAATTGGGGAGAGATTACAATTAGCGGCTGGGGTGTACCAATGGCAACAGATATTGCTTTCGCCATTGGCATTCTTGCCTTTGCAGCTGGAAATGCGCCGCGTAGTATTGCTATATTTTTGACAGCTTTAGCAATAGTAGATGACCTCGGAGCAATTATTGTGATTGCATTATTTTATACGAGTAACCTATCCTGGATTGCACTACTTTTTGGCATGGGGTTTTTAATCATTGCATTTTTATTAAATCGTGCGAAGGTGCAGTTTATCAGTGCTTATATATTCAGTGGATTGCTTGCTTGGTATGCTTTTTTGCAAGCTGGTATCCATCCAACGATTGCCGGTGTAATACTTGGTTTTATGATACCAGCCAATGGGGAAAATTCGATGATGCATAAGTTGGAAACCATTCTTGGAAGATGGTCTTCTTATGCTATCATGCCGTTGTTTGCACTTGCCAATGCAGGAATCCGAATTGACGCCGAAGCTTTTACAAGTATTTTTACGCCCGTTGGTTTAGGAATATTGTTGGGGCTTTGTCTCGGAAAGCCAATTGGCATTTTTGGCAGTGCTTACTTATTGATAAAATTCAAGCTAATAAAGATGCCGGAGAAACTTAACTTTTGCTATTTTGGTGGAGCTGGTGTACTCGGCGGAATTGGTTTCACAATGTCACTGTTTATCGCCTCATTGGCTTTTTCTGACCCGAAGATTTTGATGACAGCAAAATTGAGTATTATTTGTGCATCGATATTGTCGGGGTTGATAGGGATTTTGATTTTTAAAATCATTGCATGGAACCATAAGGTGAAAAAAAATACATAA
- a CDS encoding RNA ligase RtcB family protein, with translation MSKIKIITNEKNWLEDTAINQLKCLSELPSVIQAVGLPDLHAGKSPIGAVIVTKGCIYPQIIGGDIGCGMGLFSTGIEHRKFKLERWVTKLNCIRELIDVETINPYKEPSPIYDLGTIGGGNHFAEFQVVDRVYDKESFAALSIDESMLMLLIHSGSRGYGQSILNRFDKAQGLINNSKQMQDYMAEHEQAVVWASRNRSIVANKLLRYLGYTPHIEKIIDCQHNFIEQRNDVFIHRKGAVSAELGAVVIPGSRGALTYVVKPTENTKITAYSLSHGAGRKWARSLCKSRIRDKYDRNTIRQTKLKSKVVCHDTDLLFQEAPEAYKNIDTVIESLLQFGLIEVVATLRPVLTYKG, from the coding sequence ATGAGCAAAATAAAAATAATTACCAACGAAAAAAATTGGTTAGAAGATACTGCAATAAACCAACTAAAATGTTTATCCGAGTTACCAAGTGTAATTCAAGCAGTCGGATTGCCGGATTTACACGCGGGAAAATCTCCGATTGGTGCGGTGATTGTAACAAAAGGATGCATATACCCACAGATTATTGGCGGTGATATTGGTTGTGGAATGGGGTTGTTTTCCACGGGAATTGAACATCGCAAATTTAAGCTTGAACGTTGGGTTACAAAGTTAAATTGTATACGAGAGCTAATCGATGTTGAAACCATAAACCCATATAAAGAGCCAAGTCCAATTTATGATTTGGGAACGATTGGCGGCGGAAATCACTTTGCTGAATTTCAGGTGGTTGATAGAGTGTATGACAAAGAAAGCTTTGCAGCACTGTCAATCGATGAATCTATGCTAATGTTATTGATACATAGTGGATCGCGTGGTTATGGGCAAAGTATATTAAATCGATTTGATAAAGCGCAAGGACTTATAAACAATAGTAAGCAGATGCAAGACTATATGGCAGAACATGAGCAAGCAGTTGTTTGGGCGTCAAGGAATAGATCCATTGTAGCGAATAAATTGTTGCGTTATTTAGGATATACTCCACATATTGAAAAGATTATTGATTGTCAGCACAATTTTATAGAGCAAAGAAATGATGTATTTATTCATCGTAAAGGAGCTGTATCGGCAGAATTGGGAGCTGTAGTTATACCGGGATCCAGAGGGGCGCTTACCTATGTTGTAAAACCAACGGAAAATACTAAAATAACAGCGTATTCATTATCGCATGGCGCTGGTCGTAAGTGGGCGAGAAGTTTGTGTAAATCGCGCATTCGTGATAAGTATGACAGAAATACAATTCGTCAAACAAAACTGAAAAGCAAGGTAGTATGCCATGATACTGATTTATTGTTTCAGGAGGCACCAGAGGCTTATAAAAATATTGATACGGTCATTGAAAGTCTCTTACAATTTGGATTAATTGAAGTTGTTGCTACGCTGCGGCCAGTATTGACATATAAGGGGTGA
- the prfH gene encoding peptide chain release factor H translates to MLLQISSGKGPLECELAVGRFLKVLEKEFDGLKIVSQMQSGYLDCYKSVIIEINSKQAKNIIGTIQWIVKSPFRPKHKRKNWFIGVCEIEKNKQQNFDGTLIRFETFRSGGKGGQNVNKVETGVRVIYIPTGLSVVSTQGRDQYTNKKLALIRLNEIIMEQNFAQEQKMKEVMWIQHELVERGKPIRIYEGDGFRLRKSIL, encoded by the coding sequence ATGTTACTACAAATAAGTTCTGGAAAAGGACCCTTAGAATGCGAATTGGCAGTTGGAAGATTTTTAAAGGTATTAGAAAAAGAGTTTGATGGGCTAAAAATAGTAAGTCAGATGCAAAGTGGTTATTTGGATTGTTATAAATCAGTCATTATTGAAATAAATAGCAAGCAAGCTAAAAACATTATTGGAACCATTCAATGGATCGTAAAAAGTCCGTTTAGACCAAAGCATAAGCGAAAAAACTGGTTTATTGGAGTCTGTGAAATAGAAAAAAATAAACAACAAAATTTTGATGGTACCCTTATTCGTTTTGAAACCTTTAGAAGTGGTGGAAAAGGTGGACAAAATGTGAATAAGGTCGAAACCGGGGTGCGAGTTATCTATATACCTACTGGTCTTAGCGTTGTGTCAACGCAAGGGCGTGATCAATATACGAATAAAAAATTAGCTTTAATCAGATTGAATGAAATCATTATGGAGCAAAATTTTGCCCAAGAGCAGAAAATGAAGGAGGTTATGTGGATTCAGCACGAATTGGTAGAGCGCGGAAAACCGATTCGTATTTATGAAGGAGATGGATTTAGGTTACGAAAATCTATATTATAA
- a CDS encoding ribosomal L7/L12 family protein, protein MKKNAIILLCFFLWVAATILIFGWVIPVIIQFYLHNDEARGITLLFIFIGVVLLKRFTWQNYLVYVIAVFSLIGMIGDTTGNFVYNKPLEWLLSSFGELQIVQNIYNYVPGEYVISNDLILLGSDGSKERLSEIWLYLYRFIQYLITYSILGSLLSFIIDRLPAKRMVIFQKVENDVMTEELAHKVAEELKRREDEKNSKLIISEDIKAELLKLKKNGDLILAIKVVRKYTDLSLGEAKKFVEDLET, encoded by the coding sequence ATGAAGAAAAATGCCATTATTTTATTGTGCTTCTTTCTTTGGGTGGCTGCCACAATATTGATATTTGGATGGGTCATACCTGTGATTATACAATTTTATTTACATAATGATGAAGCGAGAGGGATTACACTGTTATTCATTTTTATTGGAGTGGTTCTTTTAAAACGATTTACGTGGCAGAATTATCTTGTATATGTTATTGCTGTATTCTCACTGATTGGAATGATAGGTGATACCACTGGCAATTTTGTGTATAACAAACCTCTTGAATGGCTGCTGTCTTCTTTTGGCGAATTACAGATTGTACAGAATATCTATAATTATGTACCGGGGGAATATGTTATTTCGAATGATCTTATACTTTTAGGTTCGGATGGATCGAAAGAACGGTTGAGTGAGATATGGTTGTATCTATACCGTTTTATACAATATTTAATAACTTATTCTATTTTGGGATCTTTGCTTAGCTTTATCATAGATAGATTACCCGCTAAGAGAATGGTAATATTTCAAAAGGTAGAAAATGATGTTATGACGGAGGAATTAGCACACAAAGTAGCAGAAGAACTTAAACGCAGAGAAGACGAGAAAAACAGCAAGCTGATAATTTCCGAGGATATCAAAGCAGAGCTTTTGAAATTAAAGAAAAATGGCGATCTTATTTTAGCAATTAAAGTAGTTCGAAAATATACGGATTTATCTCTGGGGGAAGCAAAGAAATTTGTCGAGGATTTGGAAACATAA
- a CDS encoding RNA polymerase subunit sigma: protein MNGEMYQMCNIVASVKQALKNNTVFIFEPASYEKFLVFHMMSAACCKVDTIEKWFEECCKKGIVDIKFLTPVKMDEWNLDIFANAHSNLLLCYYANGLVTYFQADWKFCEYEEGWDITYTEYVWKNPSQDKPKFHDNTKPFIKILEQIETLALQLEVDNFASLFRKAILAAKGEILAESKISIQLPDQNKRLFLAVSAASVFGGMGSWNDLPLCIAHEMNLVKEYEQLTSALRDQLTLAILYAINEW, encoded by the coding sequence ATGAACGGTGAAATGTACCAGATGTGCAATATTGTTGCAAGCGTGAAGCAAGCACTTAAAAATAATACTGTGTTTATCTTTGAGCCAGCATCATATGAAAAATTCCTTGTTTTTCATATGATGTCGGCTGCTTGCTGTAAAGTTGATACGATAGAAAAATGGTTTGAGGAGTGCTGTAAAAAAGGCATTGTTGATATTAAGTTTTTAACACCAGTGAAAATGGATGAGTGGAATTTAGATATATTTGCAAATGCGCATTCTAATTTATTACTTTGTTATTATGCAAATGGATTGGTTACTTATTTTCAGGCAGATTGGAAATTCTGTGAATACGAAGAAGGTTGGGATATTACCTACACTGAATATGTTTGGAAAAATCCGTCGCAAGATAAACCAAAATTTCACGATAATACGAAGCCGTTTATAAAAATTTTGGAACAAATAGAAACATTGGCTCTTCAGCTTGAAGTTGACAACTTTGCAAGTTTATTCCGAAAAGCGATTTTAGCAGCAAAGGGAGAAATTCTTGCTGAATCTAAAATATCTATTCAATTGCCGGATCAGAATAAGAGACTTTTCCTTGCTGTTTCTGCCGCTTCTGTTTTTGGCGGGATGGGGTCTTGGAATGATCTTCCTCTTTGTATAGCGCATGAAATGAATTTGGTAAAAGAATATGAACAGTTAACTTCGGCTTTACGTGATCAATTAACATTAGCGATACTTTATGCGATTAATGAGTGGTAA
- a CDS encoding Fic family protein, producing the protein MNELLQKIDELQKIINSKRPLNEIEQKELKDYFAIGLTYSSNALEGNSLTISETKVVLEDGLTVGGKPLKDILEAVGHKRAYDFMYSLTKEKTISEENIKRLHKLFYQGIDEKNAGVYRQQRVFISGSEYSVAPHDQIDVLMPDMVNKLNKLRAVEHPVVFAAKLHQKFVYIHPFVDGNGRVARLLMNMTLLQDGYPIVVIPPICRSEYISALEKGHENEDLFIQLIMERVVEAQRDYIRLIG; encoded by the coding sequence ATGAATGAGTTATTACAAAAAATAGATGAATTGCAAAAAATAATCAATAGCAAACGGCCGTTAAATGAGATTGAACAAAAAGAATTAAAGGATTATTTTGCAATTGGGTTGACTTATAGTAGCAATGCATTAGAAGGAAATTCGCTCACCATATCGGAAACAAAAGTTGTTTTAGAAGACGGACTTACTGTTGGCGGAAAACCGCTAAAAGATATTTTAGAAGCTGTGGGACATAAAAGAGCTTATGATTTTATGTATAGTTTAACAAAAGAAAAAACGATATCGGAAGAGAATATAAAGCGGTTGCATAAATTGTTTTATCAAGGGATTGATGAAAAGAATGCAGGGGTGTATAGGCAACAACGTGTATTTATCAGTGGATCTGAATACAGTGTCGCACCACATGATCAAATAGATGTGCTTATGCCGGATATGGTAAATAAACTGAATAAATTAAGAGCAGTGGAACATCCGGTTGTTTTTGCAGCTAAGCTGCATCAGAAATTTGTCTATATTCATCCTTTTGTTGATGGGAATGGAAGAGTAGCAAGGCTTTTGATGAATATGACACTTTTACAGGACGGATATCCGATTGTAGTTATTCCGCCAATTTGCCGTAGTGAATATATTTCGGCATTAGAAAAGGGACATGAGAACGAGGATTTATTTATACAGCTTATCATGGAACGGGTAGTAGAGGCACAGAGGGATTATATTCGGTTGATTGGATAA
- a CDS encoding tyrosine-type recombinase/integrase, giving the protein MFTKDPKNKSSVRRIALSNSLIDLLKMYKREQLEQKFMLANKWVNENWLFTKWNGRPMYPTTPSQWFRKFLKRHGLPHMRFHALRHLSATLLIALGVPLKKCKQLVRTC; this is encoded by the coding sequence ATTTTCACGAAAGACCCCAAAAATAAAAGTTCGGTAAGACGTATAGCTTTATCCAATAGTTTGATTGATTTGCTGAAGATGTATAAAAGAGAACAGCTTGAACAGAAATTTATGTTAGCTAATAAATGGGTAAATGAAAACTGGTTGTTTACAAAATGGAATGGTCGACCGATGTATCCAACAACACCCTCGCAATGGTTTCGCAAATTTTTAAAGCGGCACGGATTGCCGCATATGAGATTTCATGCGCTTCGACATTTATCGGCTACATTGTTGATTGCGCTTGGTGTGCCACTAAAAAAATGTAAGCAGTTGGTTAGGACATGCTGA
- a CDS encoding helix-turn-helix domain-containing protein, with translation MFNRYFFSYRLNLSKVTHNLTNTRLAALLGLKSRTSINDFESQRSLPSADILYDLSDLFGISIDWLTGRIDDPYNNEMLLKLEEQHLQNFLSKKAIFIPTNYQDPSTRINLYSLEVRANIVFLFSYVQRFFSSEILETDPTETKKNFEQIAPFIKRLSFENDRIVSTPISPTPTTNLDKLNDLLQNPTSPIFDITKPPEQK, from the coding sequence ATGTTTAATCGTTATTTCTTTTCATATAGATTAAATTTATCTAAAGTAACACATAATTTAACAAATACAAGGTTAGCGGCTTTATTAGGCTTAAAGAGTAGAACTTCTATTAATGATTTTGAATCTCAACGCTCTTTACCATCTGCCGATATTCTATACGACCTCTCCGATTTATTCGGAATTTCTATAGATTGGTTAACAGGTCGTATAGATGATCCATATAACAATGAAATGCTATTAAAATTAGAAGAGCAGCATTTACAGAATTTTTTATCAAAAAAAGCCATATTTATTCCTACAAATTACCAAGACCCTAGTACACGAATCAACTTATATTCTTTAGAAGTCCGTGCTAATATAGTTTTCCTATTTTCTTACGTTCAGCGATTTTTTTCATCCGAAATATTAGAAACCGATCCAACTGAAACTAAAAAGAATTTTGAACAAATCGCTCCATTTATAAAAAGGCTTTCTTTTGAAAATGATCGTATAGTTAGCACCCCAATATCTCCAACACCAACAACAAATCTTGATAAACTAAATGATTTATTGCAAAATCCCACTTCACCTATTTTTGATATAACTAAGCCACCAGAACAAAAATAA
- a CDS encoding helix-turn-helix transcriptional regulator, with product MSEKKKNFYTISQVQELVFEGSLSKTTIHQLVKKGKIPSVSFMSKKLIPSYWVEECLAKANCNPSAVEQQTV from the coding sequence ATGAGCGAAAAAAAGAAAAATTTTTACACAATCAGCCAAGTACAGGAACTTGTTTTTGAGGGTAGTTTGAGCAAAACGACAATTCATCAATTAGTCAAAAAGGGGAAAATTCCTTCTGTGTCTTTTATGTCTAAGAAATTAATACCTAGTTACTGGGTGGAAGAATGTCTGGCTAAAGCCAATTGTAATCCTAGTGCAGTGGAGCAGCAAACAGTATGA
- a CDS encoding tyrosine-type recombinase/integrase, with product MTRRAWGEGSYDYNENLDRWRWRGYYTDLNGEKKRKEIVAKARKELKLKVKTFLQEIEDNGVDAFSNMTIEKWCKTWQEDVIKPSVKTRTFENYKGTCKNHIIPNFGKIKLKELQVMPIQQFLNDLCETHAVSSVLTIRNHFIILLNAAIEYGYIKNNVAKRTKPPRRVKSEINALTDIEINKLLNVAKEGSYIFYGAKQTWIENEGMLYLRNCYYAVVLLAVTTGMRQGEIFGLRWENVNLEQKVLSVKTNMVTSAEKGQVLDTPKTLTSKRNILLPKKTVETLREWQLYQKKYAEKWGDIFTNSHQLVFTNSFGKMVSVTNFTKRYFRKMLRSAGISDNVTFHILRHSFTTQLLKNGVNVNIIAGILGHSNTSVTMDIYAHILPDMQEIAVKELEKLY from the coding sequence ATGACACGCAGGGCATGGGGTGAAGGGAGCTATGATTATAACGAAAATTTAGATCGTTGGCGTTGGCGTGGTTATTATACCGACTTAAATGGTGAGAAAAAGCGTAAGGAAATCGTAGCTAAGGCGAGGAAAGAGTTAAAGCTTAAAGTAAAAACATTCTTGCAGGAGATAGAAGATAACGGAGTAGATGCATTTAGTAATATGACAATTGAAAAATGGTGTAAGACGTGGCAGGAAGATGTAATTAAACCAAGTGTAAAAACGCGAACCTTTGAAAATTATAAAGGAACCTGCAAGAATCACATTATTCCGAATTTTGGGAAAATAAAACTTAAAGAGCTACAGGTAATGCCTATACAGCAATTTTTAAATGATTTATGTGAAACTCATGCTGTTAGTAGCGTTCTAACGATTAGAAATCATTTCATAATTTTGCTAAATGCAGCGATTGAGTATGGATATATAAAAAATAACGTAGCGAAGCGCACAAAGCCTCCTAGGCGTGTTAAAAGCGAAATTAATGCTTTAACGGACATTGAAATAAATAAATTGCTAAATGTTGCTAAAGAAGGCTCGTATATTTTTTATGGTGCAAAACAAACTTGGATTGAAAACGAAGGAATGCTTTATTTGCGAAATTGTTATTATGCGGTGGTGTTATTAGCGGTGACTACAGGAATGAGGCAGGGCGAAATTTTCGGATTAAGATGGGAAAACGTTAACTTGGAACAAAAAGTATTATCCGTAAAAACTAACATGGTTACATCGGCAGAGAAAGGACAAGTTTTAGACACGCCAAAAACTTTAACCTCAAAGAGAAATATATTACTGCCTAAAAAAACAGTAGAAACATTAAGAGAGTGGCAGCTTTATCAAAAGAAATATGCTGAAAAATGGGGTGATATTTTTACTAATAGTCATCAATTGGTTTTTACAAATTCCTTTGGGAAGATGGTTTCAGTTACAAATTTCACGAAAAGATACTTCAGAAAAATGTTACGGTCAGCAGGTATAAGCGATAATGTCACGTTCCACATATTGAGACACTCATTTACGACCCAATTACTTAAAAATGGTGTAAATGTTAATATCATTGCTGGAATACTTGGACACTCAAATACCAGCGTTACGATGGATATATACGCACATATTTTGCCGGATATGCAAGAAATAGCTGTGAAAGAGTTAGAAAAACTTTATTGA
- a CDS encoding helix-turn-helix domain-containing protein — protein MNLKNSGDRNELFENHNEPLPFFSSYTYAFQDDCNLSLNAKGLLAMLVSFGKGWTIYMKDIVKRSNSKPHTLKTAVKELENAGYLTKSRVKKENGQYCGWSYTVYQKPTCENKKSNRHQKKPTSEKAEISKNALVKYKQNVNINKINNKQQQHNDDVVAKLEQHGVEKNKINEIVNDYPKEQIIENIFYGEKNKSGKSNMAGWIIYCIINNLQLNEFQKMEIDKQEKIRKKVTDSVGEPISKYDNRKINNYIAALNDQELNALIEQIKNKLKALDNNLTISMIDKNINDIRNPEENIIKNVIYKYIFD, from the coding sequence ATGAATTTAAAAAATTCAGGTGATAGAAATGAGCTGTTTGAAAATCATAATGAGCCATTACCGTTTTTTTCCTCGTATACATATGCTTTTCAAGATGATTGTAATTTAAGCTTGAATGCAAAAGGATTGCTGGCAATGCTAGTATCTTTTGGCAAGGGGTGGACGATCTATATGAAAGACATCGTTAAACGTAGCAATAGCAAGCCTCATACACTTAAAACGGCGGTTAAAGAACTAGAAAATGCAGGCTATTTAACAAAAAGTAGAGTGAAAAAAGAAAATGGTCAATATTGCGGATGGTCATATACAGTGTATCAAAAGCCAACATGCGAAAATAAAAAGTCTAACCGACATCAAAAAAAACCGACATCGGAAAAAGCTGAAATCAGTAAAAATGCACTTGTTAAATACAAACAAAATGTAAATATAAACAAAATAAATAATAAACAACAACAACATAATGATGATGTTGTTGCAAAACTTGAGCAACATGGAGTTGAAAAAAATAAAATAAATGAAATTGTAAACGACTATCCCAAAGAACAAATTATAGAAAATATTTTTTATGGAGAAAAAAATAAATCAGGAAAATCAAATATGGCAGGTTGGATTATATATTGCATTATTAATAATTTACAGTTGAATGAATTTCAAAAAATGGAGATTGATAAACAAGAAAAAATAAGAAAAAAAGTAACAGATAGTGTTGGAGAACCAATATCAAAATATGATAATCGAAAAATAAATAATTATATAGCAGCATTAAATGACCAAGAACTAAATGCATTAATAGAACAAATTAAAAATAAATTAAAAGCACTAGATAATAATTTGACGATAAGTATGATTGACAAAAATATAAATGATATACGTAATCCGGAAGAAAATATAATAAAAAATGTTATATACAAGTACATATTTGATTGA
- a CDS encoding type IV secretion system protein, whose translation MGLLTSLLANFQTICDNGVILLMPHAQSLLILIVTLDFFFSLLLQLEQVEIHAFLITKILKYGTFAFFLESYSTLMNSIIESLIMAGSVAAGGGITIDDLTNPSKIIEIGYNLSENIYSFTATQNPDGSFIGSTIKIIAATLNGELTIAKLFPNLFFFGSSIVLIIGFYIIAWQIFMTLLEFKISAALLPILIPFAAFQYTSFIATRAIGMVFAFGVKMMFLTFVISAALPLMQVWTCPENPTNVDCLRLISGVFSVALLAWKAPNMAAGFMGGAPSLTAGSALGAGMAASFATTKISQAASSTARGLANTVRGVSNSLRIATAGANDSGSAMQDTGGFTASDNTSSGGGFSPPTDGSNSQVKSNFMGGGSSEKNNNFSSANHSSSENPSNFIKSDDKKTNEGRNGKPNFTSSQDTKSFNSEKFLPPTKKE comes from the coding sequence ATGGGCTTGCTTACTAGCTTATTAGCTAATTTTCAAACTATATGTGACAATGGGGTAATTTTGCTGATGCCCCATGCTCAAAGTTTACTTATTCTTATTGTTACGTTAGATTTTTTCTTTTCACTATTATTACAATTAGAACAAGTAGAAATACATGCGTTTTTAATAACTAAAATATTAAAGTATGGTACATTTGCCTTTTTCCTAGAATCTTACTCAACTTTAATGAATTCCATAATAGAAAGTTTAATTATGGCTGGATCGGTGGCAGCAGGTGGAGGAATTACAATTGATGATTTAACAAATCCATCAAAAATAATTGAGATTGGATACAACTTAAGTGAAAATATATATTCATTTACTGCTACTCAAAATCCAGATGGGAGTTTTATTGGGAGTACAATTAAAATAATCGCTGCAACCTTAAACGGAGAATTAACCATAGCAAAGTTATTTCCTAACTTATTTTTCTTTGGGAGTAGTATTGTTTTAATTATTGGGTTTTATATTATTGCATGGCAAATATTCATGACTTTATTAGAATTTAAAATTTCAGCTGCATTATTACCGATATTAATACCTTTCGCAGCATTTCAATATACGTCTTTTATTGCTACAAGAGCAATTGGAATGGTCTTTGCATTTGGTGTGAAAATGATGTTTTTAACTTTTGTTATTTCTGCAGCATTACCATTAATGCAGGTATGGACATGCCCTGAAAATCCGACGAATGTTGATTGTTTACGATTAATTAGTGGGGTATTTTCAGTTGCCTTATTAGCATGGAAAGCTCCTAATATGGCTGCTGGATTTATGGGGGGAGCACCGTCCTTGACAGCAGGATCAGCTTTAGGGGCTGGAATGGCTGCAAGTTTTGCAACCACTAAAATTTCTCAAGCTGCTTCGAGTACGGCAAGAGGTTTGGCAAATACAGTGAGAGGGGTTTCAAATAGTTTAAGAATTGCAACTGCAGGTGCAAATGACAGTGGAAGTGCAATGCAAGATACAGGTGGTTTTACTGCATCAGATAATACTTCAAGTGGTGGAGGCTTTAGTCCACCTACAGATGGTTCTAATAGTCAAGTAAAAAGCAATTTCATGGGGGGAGGTTCATCGGAAAAAAACAATAATTTTAGTAGCGCCAATCATTCAAGTTCCGAAAATCCATCAAATTTTATTAAAAGTGATGATAAAAAAACAAACGAAGGAAGAAATGGAAAACCTAATTTTACATCAAGCCAGGATACCAAAAGTTTTAATTCAGAAAAATTTCTCCCACCTACTAAAAAGGAGTGA